From Planococcus halocryophilus, the proteins below share one genomic window:
- a CDS encoding Na+/H+ antiporter subunit A, with the protein MYLLILAILIPFFFTALIPLIHNRVGSIHLGWLVLFVPLVLFSIFTAQIPAISNSDTLMQTVHWIPSLGINFTVYLDGLSLIMALLITGMGALVVLYSIYYLSPSDSFPHFYAYLLLFMGAMLGVVLSDNLLVLYVFWELTSISSFLLIAFWYHRKNSRYGAQKSLLITVFGGFGMLAGFLMLHSMTGTFSIREIIATIAQYTDHALFYPAMFLILLGAFTKSAQFPFHIWLPDAMEAPTPVSAYLHSATMVKAGIYLVARFTPIFAGNAAWFWTVTLVGLVTLFWGAYCAVRQTDLKALLAYSTISQLGLIMSLFGLGSAALHFGDGEQGALYGLAIFAALFHMVNHSTFKGALFMVVGIVDHQVGTRDIRRLGGLMAALPITFTFAVIGSFSMAGLPFLNGFLSKEMFFTASVNAAGLPVFGAPTWGLAIPIIAWIASVFTFVYCMIFVFRTFFGTPQLKKADRKPVEPTLGMLVSPAILCVFIIGLFFAPNLLGDYLLRPALNGILPGISGATPHISAWHGFNTELFMTLGIVVIGTVLFLTLRSWIKIIRLQPAGWTFTAVYNSFLKNLKKASNWITTHYMTGHLPSYFAYIFMFFILIAGGTLIFTGALSIDLTSDSPISVYEGLLTAVMAIAAISILFAKSHLSAILLNGVLGFSIAIFFVLFRAPDLALTQLVIETVTTVLFLLCFLFLPEWTAEDSSKRTKLRNALIAIGAGVTITLIGLTVNSGKLFDSISGYFENSYELTGGDNIVNAILGDFRAFDTMLESLVLFIAGLGVYTLIRLKLGKGSGKDEHQ; encoded by the coding sequence GTGTATCTATTGATCTTGGCCATTCTAATCCCTTTTTTCTTTACTGCCCTTATCCCGCTTATACATAACCGAGTTGGATCAATTCACCTTGGCTGGCTCGTACTGTTTGTTCCGCTTGTTTTGTTTAGTATTTTCACAGCCCAAATCCCCGCTATTTCTAATAGTGATACATTGATGCAAACTGTTCATTGGATTCCTTCACTAGGCATTAACTTTACCGTTTACCTGGATGGTCTCAGTTTAATCATGGCTTTACTAATCACAGGTATGGGAGCTCTTGTCGTTCTCTACTCTATCTACTATTTGTCACCATCCGATTCTTTCCCACATTTTTACGCCTACCTCCTGCTCTTTATGGGTGCAATGCTGGGGGTTGTCTTATCTGATAACCTCCTTGTATTGTATGTCTTTTGGGAACTAACTAGTATTTCTTCTTTCCTATTAATTGCTTTTTGGTACCATCGGAAAAATTCACGTTACGGGGCACAGAAATCATTATTGATTACAGTGTTCGGTGGATTTGGCATGCTCGCTGGGTTCTTAATGTTGCACTCAATGACTGGAACTTTTAGCATCCGGGAAATTATTGCTACGATTGCCCAATATACAGATCATGCACTTTTTTATCCGGCAATGTTCTTAATACTGCTTGGTGCATTTACTAAATCGGCACAATTCCCTTTTCATATATGGCTACCTGATGCAATGGAAGCACCGACACCTGTCAGTGCTTACTTACACTCAGCCACAATGGTTAAAGCCGGTATTTATCTAGTTGCCCGCTTTACTCCAATTTTTGCTGGCAATGCCGCTTGGTTTTGGACAGTTACACTTGTCGGACTTGTCACCTTATTCTGGGGAGCGTATTGCGCTGTCCGACAAACCGATTTAAAAGCGCTGCTAGCTTATTCAACAATTAGCCAATTGGGCTTAATTATGAGCTTGTTCGGTCTTGGTTCAGCGGCTTTGCACTTTGGTGATGGTGAGCAAGGGGCATTATACGGTTTAGCTATTTTCGCTGCCTTATTCCATATGGTCAATCACTCCACATTTAAAGGTGCCCTTTTCATGGTAGTTGGAATTGTCGATCACCAAGTCGGAACACGCGACATACGGCGATTGGGAGGGTTAATGGCCGCTCTGCCAATTACCTTCACCTTTGCTGTGATTGGTAGCTTTTCAATGGCTGGACTACCATTTTTAAATGGCTTCTTAAGTAAAGAAATGTTTTTCACAGCTTCAGTTAATGCGGCAGGACTTCCTGTATTTGGCGCACCAACATGGGGGTTAGCAATTCCCATTATTGCTTGGATCGCTTCGGTATTCACTTTTGTGTACTGTATGATTTTCGTATTCCGCACCTTTTTTGGGACACCTCAATTGAAAAAGGCCGATAGAAAACCGGTTGAACCAACGTTAGGTATGTTGGTTTCTCCAGCTATACTTTGCGTATTCATTATTGGCTTGTTTTTTGCGCCAAACTTGTTGGGCGACTATTTATTGAGACCTGCATTGAACGGCATACTCCCAGGAATTTCTGGTGCTACTCCCCATATTTCTGCATGGCACGGTTTTAATACAGAATTATTTATGACCTTAGGTATTGTCGTTATCGGAACAGTTCTTTTCCTTACTTTACGCAGTTGGATTAAAATCATCCGCCTTCAACCAGCAGGATGGACTTTCACCGCTGTTTACAACTCATTTCTGAAGAATTTGAAAAAAGCATCTAACTGGATTACTACGCATTATATGACAGGCCACTTACCTTCTTATTTTGCTTATATCTTTATGTTCTTTATCTTAATAGCTGGAGGTACGCTTATTTTTACAGGAGCGCTATCCATTGATTTGACTTCTGACTCGCCTATTAGTGTTTATGAAGGTTTACTTACAGCAGTGATGGCGATTGCGGCAATTAGCATCCTGTTCGCTAAGTCACACCTTTCCGCAATTTTATTGAATGGGGTTTTAGGCTTTTCAATCGCTATTTTCTTTGTTCTCTTCCGTGCACCAGATTTGGCACTTACACAGCTTGTTATCGAAACCGTTACAACTGTATTGTTTCTGTTATGCTTTCTTTTTTTACCGGAATGGACGGCGGAAGACTCGTCAAAACGAACAAAACTTCGAAATGCCCTGATTGCAATCGGTGCTGGGGTGACCATCACGTTAATCGGCTTGACCGTCAATAGCGGAAAGTTATTCGACAGCATTTCAGGTTATTTTGAAAATTCCTATGAACTTACGGGTGGAGACAATATTGTCAATGCGATTTTGGGAGACTTCCGAGCTTTTGATACGATGCTTGAATCTCTTGTGTTGTTTATTGCCGGTCTCGGAGTCTATACATTAATTCGCCTAAAGCTCGGAAAGGGGTCCGGAAAAGATGAACATCAATGA
- a CDS encoding Na(+)/H(+) antiporter subunit B: MNINDVILKTVSKAVVLIILTFGIYLFFSGHNQPGGGFIGGLVIASAFVLMFLSYDSETVSEALPIDFKKLSGLGVLLAMTSGIAPMFLGGAFLSQSFGYFDLPIFGKTELATVTIFEAGIALTVIGVVVNIILSISEDE, from the coding sequence ATGAACATCAATGATGTGATATTAAAAACGGTATCAAAAGCTGTTGTTCTGATCATTTTAACATTCGGCATTTATTTGTTTTTTTCCGGACATAATCAACCAGGTGGCGGATTCATCGGCGGTTTAGTTATTGCGTCTGCTTTTGTATTGATGTTCTTATCCTACGATTCCGAAACCGTCAGTGAGGCATTGCCTATCGATTTCAAAAAACTTTCTGGGCTTGGCGTATTACTCGCCATGACGAGCGGAATAGCGCCAATGTTTTTAGGCGGTGCTTTTCTAAGTCAAAGTTTCGGATATTTTGATTTGCCGATTTTCGGAAAAACCGAATTGGCCACCGTTACCATATTCGAAGCCGGTATCGCATTAACTGTAATTGGCGTTGTCGTGAATATTATTCTTAGCATAAGTGAGGATGAGTAG
- a CDS encoding Na(+)/H(+) antiporter subunit C, giving the protein MESLIIVLVGVLTTVAIYLVLSKNVVRVILGTAILSHAVHLLILSMGGLKLGAVPLLGEEAVNYVDALPQALILTAIVISFAVTAFILVLAYRAYQELGTDNLGAMRGSDDE; this is encoded by the coding sequence GTGGAATCATTGATCATTGTTTTGGTCGGCGTCCTTACCACGGTCGCCATCTACCTTGTTTTATCCAAAAACGTCGTTCGCGTCATATTAGGGACAGCCATTTTATCTCACGCAGTCCACCTTCTCATCTTATCGATGGGTGGTTTAAAACTCGGAGCTGTCCCACTACTCGGAGAAGAAGCCGTCAATTATGTAGATGCCTTGCCTCAAGCCTTGATTTTAACGGCTATTGTCATTAGCTTCGCTGTTACGGCATTTATACTTGTCCTTGCTTACCGTGCCTATCAGGAATTGGGAACCGATAATTTAGGGGCTATGCGAGGTTCTGATGATGAATAA
- a CDS encoding Na+/H+ antiporter subunit D has translation MNNILVLPMLLPIIVGVLLIFLRTYGRIQAWISLTAMALTAGISGYLLHKVQTDGIIRLDFGGWEPPFGILFVADSFAVLLVLTSSIITAICLSYALISTSKELQTMYFYPTVLFLIAGVNGSFLTGDMFNLFVCFEVMLLSSYVLLTLGNSKRQLREAIKYVSINIVSSWFFLVALAFLYGAVGTLNMAHLADRVAEVGQTPLLTTISIVFLIVFSLKAGLLLYFWLPGSYSSPPIVTSALFGALLTKVGIYALFRVFSLIFHHQPEITHTVIGIMAALTLIGGSLGAISFNDLRSIAAYNVVIAVGFILVGLAIATPAAIAGSIYYIIHDMVAKALLFLLIGTMITLSGTSKMAGMSGLMKNYPLLGWSFFVAMLSLAGIPPLSGFIGKVLISSAAIDNGSYVLLALSLLSSIFVLYSLLRVFKNCFWGETIVSKEEQLPLRRGVLIPCLVLVGLTILIGLGTESMSPYVTDAAETLVNPSVYIDAVLGKIQ, from the coding sequence ATGAATAATATATTAGTTCTTCCAATGCTACTACCGATTATTGTAGGTGTTTTACTTATTTTCCTTCGGACTTACGGTCGAATTCAAGCTTGGATTAGTTTGACCGCTATGGCATTAACCGCTGGTATTTCAGGCTATCTTCTGCACAAGGTTCAAACAGATGGCATTATCCGACTGGACTTTGGTGGATGGGAGCCGCCTTTTGGCATCTTATTTGTCGCTGATTCCTTTGCTGTTTTGCTCGTACTAACGTCTAGTATTATTACGGCTATTTGTTTGAGTTACGCTCTTATTTCCACTAGCAAAGAACTGCAAACCATGTATTTTTATCCCACGGTGTTGTTTCTTATAGCCGGTGTTAATGGATCTTTTTTAACCGGTGATATGTTTAATCTCTTTGTTTGTTTTGAAGTTATGTTGTTGTCCTCTTACGTATTACTGACTTTAGGTAATTCCAAACGCCAACTGCGTGAAGCGATTAAGTATGTTTCCATCAATATCGTTTCTTCTTGGTTTTTCTTAGTTGCTTTAGCGTTTCTTTATGGAGCTGTCGGCACTTTAAATATGGCTCATTTGGCTGACCGCGTTGCAGAAGTGGGACAAACCCCATTACTCACTACCATCAGCATTGTCTTTTTAATTGTTTTCAGTTTAAAAGCTGGATTGCTTCTTTATTTCTGGTTGCCAGGCTCTTATAGTTCACCACCTATTGTCACCTCTGCCCTTTTCGGTGCATTGCTGACCAAAGTCGGCATTTATGCTCTATTCCGTGTTTTTTCACTGATTTTTCACCATCAGCCGGAAATCACACATACAGTCATCGGCATTATGGCTGCACTGACCTTAATTGGCGGAAGTCTCGGAGCGATTTCTTTTAATGATCTTCGCAGCATAGCAGCTTATAATGTTGTCATTGCGGTTGGGTTTATACTCGTTGGATTAGCCATTGCAACGCCCGCTGCAATTGCAGGGTCTATTTACTACATCATTCACGATATGGTTGCAAAAGCTTTGCTTTTCCTACTTATTGGGACCATGATTACGTTAAGCGGCACGTCAAAAATGGCAGGTATGAGTGGTCTTATGAAAAACTATCCTTTACTGGGATGGTCCTTCTTCGTTGCGATGCTATCACTTGCTGGGATTCCTCCGCTCAGCGGTTTTATCGGTAAAGTCCTAATTTCGAGTGCTGCTATCGACAACGGTTCTTATGTATTGTTGGCATTGTCCTTACTTTCAAGTATTTTTGTCCTTTACTCTTTGCTTCGTGTTTTTAAGAATTGCTTTTGGGGCGAAACCATTGTTAGTAAAGAAGAGCAGCTGCCATTACGCAGAGGTGTATTAATCCCGTGCTTAGTATTAGTCGGTTTAACAATTCTTATCGGCTTAGGCACAGAAAGTATGTCTCCTTATGTAACCGATGCTGCAGAAACATTAGTAAACCCTAGCGTTTATATTGATGCTGTATTAGGCAAAATCCAGTAA